The Etheostoma spectabile isolate EspeVRDwgs_2016 chromosome 4, UIUC_Espe_1.0, whole genome shotgun sequence sequence GTCCCAGAGTAGAAGATGACTTCCACAAATAGCTAGTTTTGTCCGAAACccaaagacattcagtttactatcacaAGCAGGAACAGCacaaaatcctcacatttgagaaataGGATCGAGGGAATACTTGCTTGCAAAATGTAGCGGGATTCTTGTTTAAGAACGTCTTGTTAAAGAAACACTTGTTTTAATGGGGAATTGCTAATATATTTTGTGAGTCTCTACCTGGATAGGGGACTCTGCCTTTAGTTGCCAGTTCTGTGAGCAGCACACCGAAGGACCAGACATCTGACTTGATGGTGAAACGACCGTACAGAGCTGCCTCTGGTGCCGTCCATTTGATTGGGAATTTAGCTCCTAAACAACCAtgggaaatgaaagaaaacagttACGTATGTGTAAAATGTTGTAGTTCCAACatcatgtctgtttgtgtttatgttaatACAAATGGAAAGAGGAGGTGTGGACTCACCCTGTCTGGCAGTGTACTCGTTGTCTTCAATGAGTCTTGCCAGGCCAAAGTCAGCCACTTTACACACCAGGTTGTCTCCCACCAGGATGTTGGCTGCACGCAGGTCTCTGTGGACGTAGTTCATCCTCTCCACGTAGGCCATGCCTGCTGCAATCTGGATGAAGTATTGGAGAGAGGACCGGGATTTTATTATAGATACAAATGTGTAGTTTTCATCATGGCTTAACTGAAAGTTATTTTACCTGAGAAGACATGTCTACTAGTTGAGGCAGACGAAGCATCTTCCCTGCTTCCCCTTTAAGGAAGTCCAGTAAGCTGCCTGTGTGTGCAAGTTATAAAATGTTTAGACAAACTACAGTGTAGattacatcacattacattacatgtcatctagctgacacttttatttgAGTGACTTCCAATTAAGCACTTTCAACGATGAGCCAAACTACATAGAGTCACGTGCTAAAGACAATGGATGAAATAGATAATAACCAAATGAactagtttatttattttttatatctaaTTTTGAGAAATAGAAACCTGCCAGCTTTCAGTAGTTTGAACTGTGACTGTAAACAATACGCTACAGTAGCATTTGAATTTCAGTACCACAAAAAGTACTGAAGTCCTGTATTACCTTGGCTCATATATTCTGTCACAATGTAGATGGGCTCCTCAGACACAACTGCATACAGCTGGACCAGCTTCTCATGCCTCAACTTCTTCATGACCTGTGCTTCCTGAAGAAAGGCCTCTGGAGACATGGTGCCAGGCTTCAGGGTCTTAATGGCTACACGTGTTGTACCATTCCATGTGCCtgtcagaaaatacagaaaaaagaaCACTGTTGCATTACTTATTTGACAAAGTGCTAGATCTCCTCATATAGTGTAGACTAAAAGGAGCAGTTaccattttgggaaataagcgtatttgctttcttgctgggAATTAGATaagaagatcgataccactctTCCATATCAGACtggtattaatcttctcatctcactctGCAAggaagcatatttcccaaaacttCAAAGTACTCTTTTAATGAGAAATCAATTAGCTATAATAGCTTTTACTAGTTTTTTACCTCGTCATCACACTTGATGAGCAATTGATCCTCATATTTTGTATATTCAATGTTCTCTGCCATGGCGTGAGAGGAAATCAATCAATTCCACTGAAAAGCTGTAGTGCATAGTTCTTACCCATCCAGACCTCTCCAAAGCAGCCCTGTCCCAGTTTAAGGTCGAGGCGAAGGGACTCTCTGGGAATCTCCCAGGCGTCCCTGGCCAGTCCCTGGGTCTGAGGTTTGGACACAGGACACACGTCTGATAGAGCGTGGCACAGCCCATCAGAGTGCTCTGAAAGAGGCAAAAGAAGAGAGAGTGGACGGGCATGTTGGGGGCAACAGAGTTGTAGGAGGTTACCCATCAGAGAGCAGATGTGTCCGTGTACTCACTGCGGTAGTGGAAGACTAACTGCTGTAGGCTTGTGAACTGGGTGCGGGAGGTGATGTAGAAACCTCCGCTATCCAGCTTCCTGATCTTGTAATGTTTAACATTCAGGCCTTTGGTGTTATCATAATCCAGCACTGACAGGCAATATGCTCCTGtgaacaagacaaaacaaaacaacagacagagacaggttaGAACAATAAAGCCAGGCATATGTGGGCCATCTGACAGCTGCTCTGTGGAGTTTCCTATCAGCTGTGCTGGGCCAGTCCCTTATGGCTGCTTTTTATGGCCCCTGGAAATTCAACTAAGCTTTTCTATCCTTGTCCAGTCTATATGGTCATAGTCTCTGGaattctgcccccccccccgaactAAGGTCTACTACAACAGTGTCTTCTTTTAAAAGCAgactaaaaacataaaaacgttGTGTATTTCACAAGCTTTTAGTTAGGTCTGAAGTGTGCGGTTAACAAgaacttttgttttacaatcAGTATTACTATTcccttttttataataatacaaaccccaattccaatgaagttggggcgttgtgtaaaatgtaaataaaaacagaataccaTGATTTGAAAGTCCTTTTCAAtctatattcaattgaataaaGACAAgatatatttaatgttaaaactgataaactttgttgttttttatgcaaactttccctcattttgaatttgatgcatGCAACAAGTTGAAAAAAGCTGGGACAGGGGCATGTTTACCACTGTGTTACAtcacctttttttaaacaacactaAATAAGCACTAACTGAGAACACGGATTACAGAGTTGAGTTTTAACTTGTAGATGTAGAGACAAACTGTGTTCACTGATTTGCAAATCCTTgtcctctgtttttatttattttagttttacaaaatgtcccaacttcattggaattggggtttgtaattattataataattcattacaatcttattcctttttttgtaatacATTCTTATATGTTCTTAAGTTATATGTTTTTGTCAGGTGTTATCTTTGCCTATTCATTTatgttttgctgtttattttaaagtcttaGTCTACGGCTGtatgaaatgtgctgtatactgtaaataaacttGACCATGATCCATTAGTACGTAAAATTTGATCTTACTGAGTATAGCAGTGATAATTATTGACTTGATTTGTACAGCCAtttttcagaaaatgacatttacAAATAAGAAATAACTCTTTCCTGAGGATTTTGTGCAGAATATAACGCCTCCACACAAAAACTACAAGACTTAACCAATTGTTGGAACACATCCACCACTAACAAAAGCTGAGATGGTTTTTCCCTTCCCTTTGATTACGGATTTGAAGTGGGTTAATGACATTATTAGTCTGACATGATTTACATTTTggtcaacatactgtatgaacCATCTGTGTCCCACTATGAGCCTCAGGCCCCGTTCAGACCTGGTTTTAACATCCGTCCTGACTGATCTATACAAATTGACAGCTTTAAGAACTGCTGTGAAGGAATCCAGGATGCATTAAGAACACAATAAGATGCTTCAAACCACAGAGATTCAGTTAGAAGCCACAGAAGTACTGATagctaaacacacagagacttttaaagacgcctttctgcCATGCACAAGTCACATGTCACATCAAATACAGAACACACCCAGAGGCCAACACACCTCCTGTCAGAGCTCATACTACTTTCACTGATCCTCCCCCTTTCTTACAAGTCTCCTCCTTCTTCATGCCTTCATGCTCggctctctaagtgtgtgtatgttggcAGAACAGAGACTTTTAGCCAGGGGGAAATACAGCACCCTCCTAGGTTGACCTACTTCTAGCAGTGATTCACCCCTATCCATTCACAAGACACACTCCATTCTTTTCCCTTCTCCCCCACTTCCTCCAAAACAACCCCCTAAAGAGCCAACTGACGTCACAAGGACTAGCTCTGACTGTAGAGTTTTACAGAACGATGGAAAACAAAGATATAGAGCCATGGGCATGCGTGAAAGTTAACAAATGACTTAATTACAAGGTTCTGTctcttttaaattgttttttttcccataaatATTTCTTAAAGTTGCAGTGGAAAAAGAGATTTAGTACATCATTATTAGCAGACATGGAGAAACGCAGAAGACCCAATTGAACCATCTTGATAATTCCTGTAGCCTCTGCAGTGTCTGCTCTCTCACCTTTAGTGGTCTCGCTCTCCCTCACCAAGAAGGTTCCTCGCCTGTTCTGCAAGTTCAAAAGGAGCCTCTCGGAGTCGCGCCGAGTGATCTTCCCAAAATACCACCTGCCAAAGTGGGCCACAGAGAACAAGATCAGAGAGAAGCTACTACTGAGCGCCTAGAGCAGGCAGGCAGAAATAGGTTTTGACTGGAAATCCAGAAGACTGTACTGCATGGTATATTAGAATATATGTTGTCTATACTCTGCATTATTAGGGTACAGCATAGAGAATAAAGCTACATTCAGGCTTCGCACTAAGAAGAAATGTCATATCTGTGGGAAAAGAAACTGCAAGAGTGAAACAAGGGAAGAATAATGTACTCTTCTGCTTGGATGGAGTCGGACGGAGCCACATAGTTGCTGGGGATATAACCACTCTCTCCTGTCGTCAGGGAGCGAGCGAGCCACCAGTCCCCTTCtctgtgacagagagagaaagagacagagaacgAGGGAAAGTGAGTCGACCATAAACAGAAAACTGACCGAGACAACCATAACATTTCTTGGTTTAGTGATCTTTTAGTTTATTCCCAATTAAGAGACACAATATTTTTAGGACACTTAAACAGAATAAGAATATTATTAGTCTGTATTTTTCGTATTGTCAACAACTgccataaaaagaccaaaacctaCAATGCAACCTGGCTGTGGCTCTCAGCTCCAAACCTGTTGCTTCCAACTGGAGATGTAAATGTTAAACTGGAGTACATTATGCAATTGTAAGGGACTACTTTCAGCTGCGGTTGAAGACACATCAAGGAAGGTGTACGTGGAAttgacttaaaataaaatacagtgcCAACATTCATCATAATGCAGGAACATATCAACCAGTGCGAAAGTTTGGCTCACTGGTGtgtttttagtagttttatGACAAGAAATTGAGGTATATGGCACTGGAACAGAGAAATAAGCAAAATCAGGCTTTGGCTTCACAGACAATACTTAACTGGGTAAATGTATTGTTGGTTCTGGTCTTTCATGGGATATGTTGCCAATTAGAcaaatatagaatatcaccagactaatacatttaaatattacaGTATCTGCAGCACAGGATGATTGAGATTGTGTCCTCAGATTAGGCCTTAGTGAGAATGTCTACTGCTGATACAAGTTGAAACTtccattgtttgactgacgacCAATACGTTCTTTACAAAGCAAAGAGAAAATCCTAAAgattgagttaaaaaaaatacacaactcATCCCgaagtgagaaaaagaaaaacacattgttaaaTGAGGAAATAGACAGACAAATGCAACCTTTTGTCCCACTCGGAGTccctcattttacattttaaaatgttatatgttgCTATATATAAAAGTGGTGTACAATATGTTACCTACCAAGCAAGTTAGAGCACCAAATTGCTTCACAATTTACTAATTCATTGCAGTTACGCTTTGATCTTGAACAGACAAATCTGCGCGGCAGCCAAGGGACAGTGAACAAAAGGTTGTGTGAGATTGTTTTTATTGCATTAAGTATTACTGACCTGAAGCTGTACTTTTTCCTAGGAGAAACCATGAAGCatgatagagaaagagagagggagagataacAGACACAGCAGACACATCAAAACACAGCAAGGAGACACAGCAAAGGCAAGCAGCACAGCACAGACAGATAGCAGAGGAGCCGATGTGCTGTGGGACTACACAGTGGGGTTACACAAGCTGcagtttttaaagtttaaagttccattttcaatttcagtgcagtattcaacatttttaataattccacaggagaggaatgGATAAATATTTCCCCCATTTACTATCCATGAAAGATCCCATCCTCATGTGGTATTTCTGAATTGACAGTCCCCAGTGCAGTATTtgcattaaaaataattataaaaaatccCATGCACCAAATACTGTTTTGTAATGTAGATAATGGAACTGTAACATTAATCTATTTTCAGCCCTACTATGTAGTGCCAGATTATAGATAAAGATTAGCAGATCAGACTCATGACAGGAAGTTATGGAAAGAGCTcacaggaaaagaagaacaccTGTGTAGAAATCATGCTACAGATACTTTAAATTCACATCATATTTCACTTACTACTACTAAAATCTACTTTCAATCTAAATCACACCACAGTGCGGACAAACTTCAACATGTGCTGATGTCCAACAGTGAAACATGTGGTGTGGGTGTTATCTGTGTGGAGGAAAGATATGTAGAGTATGACTGGCTCTTTATAAAGAAGATAAGGATGAAGACAGTTGCCCGAGAGGAACAGAATGCATTAGTAAAGTACCGTTCTGCTCCATTTTAGTCAACAGATGGAGAGGATCAAACTTGGCTGTCTGGATCACTCCACAGTTACCAGCTCTGACTGTGTTCATTCATTTACACATTTGTCACCTCATGTGCGACTACAAATCTTTTCATTTATCTTTCTGAGAAGTTGTggcatcagagagagagagagaagcagttGATTCTTACGTGTTATTGACAATCTGCAGCCTGTCGCCTTTCCTAAAGGTCAAATCCGACGCTGTCCGTGACTCATAGTCATACAGCGCCACAAATGTAGTGACACCTCCTGCAAGAaaccacacacagaaatacagatTTAGGGAACAATGTAATTAAAGACAATGGTACTTCCCATTAAGATCAGAGTCTATTCACACTCGCTTCCATAATCTAACTTCAATAAAACAGGACTAGCCCTAGATGATAATGTGCTCTATCCACTGTAAAGCTATAAATCTTCAGTATATTTTGCCTCTGCTCCATATCCTTATAAAACAATTTACAAAGGCATAATGAGAAATATTGATATTCAGACTGCTTGTGGCTGATCATCCGTGAAGGACAAAGccatcatatcatcatatcgACTGGCTTTCCATTTTATGTAGAAGCTTTCTACCCCTTCCTTTAAATGAACCAGTGATCTAAAGCTGGGGGCTCTCCAGTCAATCATTGATTGGCTCATTAGACGCACAGGAGGAGGCAGCCAGCAGATACACCAGCACCCCTACACTCGATGGAGTAACATTAACTGAACCATCTGGCCAGTCTAGACACATTACAGTTTAATGTCAAGTCAAATCTGGACAGTGTGGCACGACGGGCTTCAAAGTCAAAGAGAAGGTTTCAAATGTCTTTGACAGCCAATGGTGGGAAAGGGAAAATATATTAATGTTGACATATGACTTACTGTTAATCAGTTCTTACATATTTTTTCAGGACCTTTTTGTGATCGCAACCAACAGACAATCCTGGAAGTTGCTGTACCTGGCCAAAAGATTGGCTGGCACATATACTACTGAAAAAAACTTCCACATGTTGTTTAAACATTTCTAGTttgtatgaattaaaaaaaattagacatGCAATTGTTTAACTtaagaggtgctggtaggcagattttgttaTATTTGGACCAAGTCAGGCTAGCTgttcccctgtttccagtctttacgCCAATTGAATTTATTGTCGTGAcagtggtatcgatcttctcatcAAAGTCTTGGCAAGAGAGTGAATAACCATTTTccttaacatttttttactgCTTTACAATTAGTTTGGGGCacctaaaaatataaaattcaaGAATAAAATCTTATTTGGTAGCATTTGTTATTTGACTGAAGCATTTTCTGTAATAAGTAACATTTTGCAATATTTGCAGACCTAGCCCTTATCTCAAAGTGTCGCCTACCTGAGAGAGGTCCTCTCTGAGGCGAGGTGATGGTGCCTGTGTGGTCCACCCCTCCAAAGAGAGCCAGCTCAGGAGTGTTTGTGGGGGCGAGCTGGTGTTGTCCTTGATGCCCCCGCCTGCCCGTCCCAACGGCAGGGCTCCTGTTGGGGGTTTGGGTCTGCTGGGCAGGTCCCAGGTGGTGGAAGTGGCCGCTGTCTGAGCCTGTGCCGATGGTTCCGTCCAGGCTCATGGAGCGTTGGCCCGGCTCCTTGGGCTTGCTCTTGCCCGCCCCCATGTGCAGACCTGGGAAGAGAGCCAATGATGAGTAAGGATGCAGCACTTTAAGTTCCAAGAGATAGAAAAAAGGTATCCTCTGGGTTGTCATCGCTATCAAATCCCAAATAGGACTGAAATGATTAAACAAGTAGCCtaatgacagaaaaataaccgcaactattttaataataatttaattgatTAAACAATCAAATAACCATTAGGGAAAACCATCATTCTATGGTTTCAGTATCTTCAAAACTCCAATTCATTCAGTTTCAGTTTCTATTGATTCACCTTTCTCAAACTAAAATTCCTCTCAGCAGTGTGTGCTGTGAGCGTCACATTCATCTTTGCTCACCAAAGAGTTTTCCTGGAGCTGCTCCAGGTTCAGTTAGAACCGTTTAATGCAAATACGCTGAGAACAGGACACCTTGAAACAGccaacacaaatacattcaaGGGCATCCCTATCTGTTGATTTAATTTGTTCTGAATCAATAAGCAAACAAATAAAGGAGCAGTGGCTGTAATGGAAGAGAGTGCGAACACTGGTGAGTTGACAAGGAGGTTTCACCTCCTACAGGTAATTACAACGCAGCTACTCCTTCCATCCTGGTGCAGAACACATCTATTATGGTCTGATAAATGCAACAAGAGTGCGCTGTCATCATGAGtgcagacaaagacaaacatgcTCAGACAGTCAAGTACACCCACAGAAAGTTGGAGTGCCGTGTTCACACACCAAGTCCACCCCTTGAGGGAGTGCAGAGTGACTCACTGTGAGACCGGCTATTTAAGGCCGGCTGAAACAGACACAGTCATACACACATGAAACAGCCTTGTTCCTTTGTGAATAGAGGCACTCTCAGTTCCAGACAAAGTGTATGCACCGCACATGCGTGTGTCTGTGCAGTTGTTCCTTGGGAAACGAGGCTCTATCGCACACTAACACCCAGCCACGGTTGCGTCTCACATCCTTTTTCTAACAAATGCATGTATCCGTGTGAGTGTTCCCTGCACAGTTGTGGGAGTGTGATAGACAAGACAAGGAAGGTTATTAACAGACAAGGAGGAAGGAACTGGAAGTGGAAGTGGCTGTAAAAAGAACATGTAGGTGGTTGTTGTGTACTGCATGGACAGCTGAGGCTTAGTGGGTGTTATAAGTGTAATGTGCAAGCCTAACATAATTACACAGGTATGGGAAAATTCAAACTTATGGAAGGATCTTACTGTGGAGATGTGTGGGCGCATAAGCTGCTGACAATGTGCACAAGCGTGAGTGATTTCAAGCATGGTCATGCAAGCTTTGATTCAACTCTTGCCAGGATGTAATCTGGCGCACTAGGGGGTAAACATATCCCATGGTGCAACACTGAGTCACACAGAGATAGCCCCATAGGACTGAAGGAGAGGTGGACAGGACTTTATGAACTGTGTGAAGAATAAACCGCTTGATTTAGCCAACTACTATGGATCGCAGTAATGGACTTTGGGTGCTGCTGCTGATGCCTCAAACGTCAGCTCACTGAGGATGCAGACGTTTAAAGGACAAAACATAAGCTGAATGGGCAGACAGGACTGCAACTGATCACAGCCTTAGATTTCAAAGAATAATGAAGGCACTTATGTAACAGATATAATTAGCAGTCCACGTAGTAAATATGCTTGAATCGACGCAAAAGCTACTCATTGTCTTAAAAGATCCAGCGCTACTTAAAAGGTAATTGGTGATCTCAAAGAGAGTCCCTTTGATTAGATGCAACAGGcttaaaaagtctttttttccacCAGTTTATCCTGTTGCTAAACCAAAAATCTGTATGCTGCCAATTAAGATCTGGATCTGAGGATATCATATCATGAAACAAGTTTCTTTGCCATGGctgttgatgtgttttcatatttgtactatacagtatgtgttattGTCCTATGctgtatgtatttttctttttcttttttaagcgTAGCTGCTTTGGAACGCCAAAAGAATTACAGTGTAAACTGACCAAAAAGTTGGCTGCAACAACTTCACATGCTTGCCTGGTAGGCCGGGTGACTGAGACAGTAAACTGGTTTGTAATTAAGGATTTCGAGTTTATTGGTGCTGATTAACAAGGCTCAGCAGGTGGACTTGCCGCTACACCAGAAACAAATCTTAGagataattttttaaacatctatCTCAATTTCGATAGTTAGTTAAAATCGCTTCTATATCGGCTTAGAAAAAACCATCATCCCTTCAACTGCTGATATACGTTCCGATCGCCAATCTGTCCAAGCCTAAACTCCTGTCGCCAATGGTCTAAAGCTTGAGCACCTTAATACAGCGCAGCCCATAGAAGCACAATGCTTTAGGAGTGgagtaaaatgaaatcatgaaataGCAAAATATCATATAAGTTGGTTCTAAAAGTACATTTCTGATGTGGAGTTTTCTGTTTACGTAAAATAACCGAGATACTAGTGATATATCTGTGTCCAAATTGATGGTATACTGCAATGTTAAAGTATGCAGTGAGTGCTCCATATTATTAATAAAGGCAGTATACACAAAGTTAAATGTACTGCAGTATGCACTGCGTACTAATGTAAACAACAAAGCTTGCACTGTAGCTGACCCTGACATCTTTTCCTAATATGGTGTCAGAGTGCCCTGCTATCAAGAAGTGCTAACATGTGACTACTTCCAATGATGTAAATGGAGAAGGAAATATGAAGAAGACATAAGCATACTGGACAAAAGCACCAACAAGTAGAAAATAAGATATTTAAAAGTCTTACAAAGATAAAAGAAGaggataaataaaaagacagaaaaagttgTGAGGAACGGGAGATGAGGAGAGATTTTAGTGCCTTGTGAGCTTTTTCATTCAACAGGAGCACGGAGAATTGTGGGAAAACCAGATTGCACCACACTGCGCCGACTGCCAGCGACAGCAACAAGAACAGGCACCTGAGCAGTGGGTGGATGAGGTGTGGGGGGTGAAAGAAAcgctcttttttcccttttcccagGACAGAaattaaaatcttatttcaaatgaaACTCTTATTGCCTTTCACCTGACTTTacaggattattattattattattattattattattattattattattattattattattattattattattaaatgtttatGTTAAAAGTGTTATTTCTAAGTAGGTTTTGTCTTACTTTAAAGCAGTATGAGCTGCACTTCTGGAATAAATTTggtgtaaaaataaagttatggtttgataatgaaaaaacagaacaataaaTCCATAGACATGCTGACTGTGTTAAAGTTGTGCCTGGTTGTGCTGAGGGAAAGGAGTTTTCGAAGGATTAGATATGCATCACGGCAAATAGAGGGTTCGTTCAAAAGCTGTTCTCTGAGGGGTATTTACCTCAGAACCATGATTGAGTTCAAGAGCGCTTCAATTTCTGCAGTGCATTTAACACTAACCTCTGTCTCTCAGTGTTGACCGAGTCTAACTAAATCTATTAAACTGTTTCTGTACGTGGACTGAATATTATATGGAAAGTGGAAAGAAGTAAAAGAAAGAGAGCTCACACGCAGGATGTAAGTTTGTGTAGATGTGTTCCAATATGCCCTGGGAAATGAAATAAATCCACACTGTCCTTTTAATATAACTCTTTCATTAAGGAGGTACACATTTTTACAAGtctgttaaaaacacacacacacacacacacacacacacacacacacacacacacacacacaccaccacacacacacacacacacacccacaccacacaccacacacacacacacacacacacacacacacccacacacacacacacacccacacaccacccacaccacaccacacacacaccacacacacacacacaccacacacaccaccacacccaccacacacacacacacacgtcggTGGTTGTTGATCATCTCTTGATGGTACCCCCAGATTTGCGAAAGTCTCGCAAGATGGTTAGACATAGACCTggaatggttaaggttaggataggtTGTCAGCATAGACcgtattaatattaacggtctatggttgtcAGGCAGCGAGTCTCACAAGAGTTTTGCCAAAATTAGGGCCATTTCCAAAATACACAGCACAActactggatggattgccatgccattttgtacagacattcatggtgaCCTGGTGATAAATCTGACTGGTATTGGTGATCTCCTGACTTTTCCACAAGCgtcaccatgaggttgacaatTGTGGCTTTGACTGAAATTTCTTGACACATGGTCCCcacaggatgaattgtaatcacCTTGGTGATCACCTGCCTTCTCATCTAAGGCCATCATCAAGTCAAAATTTTAATTTGGCTGTAGATTCGTAGTCCATCTTTTTCATACTGTGCCCCAC is a genomic window containing:
- the LOC116687594 gene encoding proto-oncogene tyrosine-protein kinase Src isoform X1, producing MGAGKSKPKEPGQRSMSLDGTIGTGSDSGHFHHLGPAQQTQTPNRSPAVGTGRRGHQGQHQLAPTNTPELALFGGVDHTGTITSPQRGPLSGGVTTFVALYDYESRTASDLTFRKGDRLQIVNNTKKYSFREGDWWLARSLTTGESGYIPSNYVAPSDSIQAEEWYFGKITRRDSERLLLNLQNRRGTFLVRESETTKGAYCLSVLDYDNTKGLNVKHYKIRKLDSGGFYITSRTQFTSLQQLVFHYRKHSDGLCHALSDVCPVSKPQTQGLARDAWEIPRESLRLDLKLGQGCFGEVWMGTWNGTTRVAIKTLKPGTMSPEAFLQEAQVMKKLRHEKLVQLYAVVSEEPIYIVTEYMSQGSLLDFLKGEAGKMLRLPQLVDMSSQIAAGMAYVERMNYVHRDLRAANILVGDNLVCKVADFGLARLIEDNEYTARQGAKFPIKWTAPEAALYGRFTIKSDVWSFGVLLTELATKGRVPYPGMVNREVLDQVERGYRMPCPAECPSSLHELMLSCWRKDPEERPTFEYLQGFLEDYFTSTEPQYQPGENL
- the LOC116687594 gene encoding proto-oncogene tyrosine-protein kinase Src isoform X2; the encoded protein is MGAGKSKPKEPGQRSMSLDGTIGTGSDSGHFHHLGPAQQTQTPNRSPAVGTGRRGHQGQHQLAPTNTPELALFGGVDHTGTITSPQRGPLSGGVTTFVALYDYESRTASDLTFRKGDRLQIVNNTEGDWWLARSLTTGESGYIPSNYVAPSDSIQAEEWYFGKITRRDSERLLLNLQNRRGTFLVRESETTKGAYCLSVLDYDNTKGLNVKHYKIRKLDSGGFYITSRTQFTSLQQLVFHYRKHSDGLCHALSDVCPVSKPQTQGLARDAWEIPRESLRLDLKLGQGCFGEVWMGTWNGTTRVAIKTLKPGTMSPEAFLQEAQVMKKLRHEKLVQLYAVVSEEPIYIVTEYMSQGSLLDFLKGEAGKMLRLPQLVDMSSQIAAGMAYVERMNYVHRDLRAANILVGDNLVCKVADFGLARLIEDNEYTARQGAKFPIKWTAPEAALYGRFTIKSDVWSFGVLLTELATKGRVPYPGMVNREVLDQVERGYRMPCPAECPSSLHELMLSCWRKDPEERPTFEYLQGFLEDYFTSTEPQYQPGENL